The stretch of DNA GAGCACAATGGCAGTGGTGGCTAGTAGAAGAAGATGGGAAGAAGGAGGACTATTTCTAAAGATCACGCTATGATGTTTCCTTTGCTCCCTCAAAATATAAAGCTAATAATTTGTAGAAATAGATAGTGTACCGTTTAAAAAGCTCATTTTCAGAGATTGTGTATAACTGTGCTTCTCTTTTGAGGCTAGCTGCATATGTATCATTGACAGGAAATCATGTTGCCATGAAGAATTAGGTTGGCCTGTCACCACTGTATCTTAGTGACTTTTGACCTCTAGTCCAAGTGTTTTCCTATTGGCAGGCAACCGACTCCTCCCCTCTAAGCAACACAAGtacagtatttgaaacactgGTGACACCAAGGGAGACTCAATAGTCGAAAGTGGCCATccactcctcgtctcctctcctcccctggacTCATCTGAAGAGGAGAACAGGCTAAGAAGCCAAACTAGACAATTGAGATGTGCCCCAACAATTACAGAACAAACAGACAAAAAAGAAGATAAACATGAGTGAGGTCATAGATGGCCTATGAGGATGAGGTCTGTTCAGAGATTGGGGCATTAGGGTGAGAGCAGTATGGTCTGtaagagggtgaggagagggtagagggggtcTAGGCTTCGGTTTCAGGCTGTCCCACTGGCAGAGTAGGAGAACTGGGGGAAGTGGGGTCTCCTGTCGCTGTCGAAAGACTCCATGCTGTCATCTGGGAAGGAAAAGGAGGGCAAGTTAGAGAAAGAGAGTTAAAGCGCAATTAATTCAAAACTGACATTCacgttccaaaataataaaactCAACAACAAAGCAATTAAGTCAAATTGTGGTTTAACTAGTAGTATGAAAGCTACTAAGCCCACTAGGGGTAGTCAGTGTGCTATAAATCCATCAACTCTTTAAAGCGGGGGCACAAACTACTGCACTCAGTATCAGAAAATAGGCTGATCCTCTTTGAAGTCTTGTAGATCGATGCATTGCACGTTTTTTGTTTATACAGCCTTTTAGCATAAACTCCCACCGTACCCCACTTCTCTGTTAACCTACAGAAATACAAGATATCAGACACCGTCTCAGGCTACCTCTGGAGATCCCTTTGATCTCAACAGAGTTAGGTAAATCTGCCTTTAGCTATTTTGCACCTTGCGGAATGGTGTACAGAGTTTGCTGAAATTGGATGAATTAGTGCATCTCAAGCGAGAAGCGGGCAGGCGAAGCAAGCAGAGAGGTGGATGAGAAGAACGGGATAGGCAGAGCATTGACTGTATTCTAGCAGGATAGTCCATAGCTCCAATCATCTTCGCTGATAGCGATGTTGTCTTTCCATAAGTGGATttatatttacctttatttaactaggcaagccagttaagaacaaattcttatttacaatgacggcctaccggggaacagtgggttaacgaccttgttcaggggcagaacgacatatttttaccttgtcagctcagggattcgatccagcaacctttcggttaatggcgcaacactctaatcactaggctacctgccgccccatatgcTTAACATACAAAATATATAAGGGGAGGGAGGGTACCTTGTCCTGGAGGCGTGATGGTGATGGTCTGCCCGGTGAACTCCACATCAAAATAGCGGGTGTCTGTTTCCGAGGTGACCTGGGGCTTGAAGGGCGGGACCAGCTGAGAAGAAAAGGAAGGAGTCATGATAGTGGGCACCTACATGTCATAACACTTGTCATAACCATGAGAACAATGAGAactagtggaggctgctgaggggacagctcataataatggctggaacggagcgaatggaatggcatcaaacacatggaaactctgtgtttgatgtatttgataccatttcacttattccgctccagccattacaacgagCCCGTACTCCCCAGTTAAGGTAGCACCGACCTCCTGCGATGAGAACACATAGAAAGCTACGAATATGATACCTTCTTCTCATACACGTCTTGCCACTCGATCCCAGCGAAGAACTTGTGCTGCATTATCTCCTTGGCGTCATCAGGCCCTCCACCTAACCTaaagagaggcacacacacatacattaatttATTGAATGACCTTTGTTACAAGCAAGGTGTTTTGAGGTTGTACtttcaatcaaatcaatcaaatgtattcataaagctcttttttacatcagccgatgtcacaaagtgctacacAGAAGGGAGTACACCTTTAGCACGTATTGGTCGTTAGCACGCAGGGCGCTCCGATTGGTGTTACCTTAGTcagtgttacacctgtgctggttgccatctTGTTAGTGGGAAGGCATTTCATCTGTCCTGGCTCAGgtgctatttaagagtggctggcccagcgCTCCAGTTGTCTTGGgatgtggagggtcaacacctttatTTGGCTCTGCCTATTTGATTTCTAGAAAAACATTAATTTGTCTGATTTCCCTGATCTAATTTTGCTCCACATTTTTCGTTTGCTTCCTATCTGTAAGTTTGGTGTGAGATTTTCtttttgcctcttcttgggcaaatttagtggacgtcttttaggttccagttgttgttgctcctaaacCCCCCGTTTCATATTGGTTGTTGGTCAAtgactctttgttagttcccccTACTGTTTAGCGCCATTTTTTGTTTTCTTGCTGGGGAATGTAACGCCACCACATACACATGCAGAAACATACTTCACACACACCCGTCTTACCTCTGCTTGGGGTCCTTCTTGAGCAGGCCAGAGAGCAGGGACTTTCCCTCGGGCCCCAGGGTTCTAGGGAAGCGGATCTCCTCCATCAGGATCAGCTCAAACAGCTTCTCATGGTCCTGGTTGTAGAAGGGCAGCCGACCGCACATCATCTCATACATAACCACACCCAGACCCCACCAGTCCACAGCACGACCGTAGTCATTGTCCTCCAGCACCTGTGTGTTAGGAAAGGGGGAGGTAGAACATGAGCGTACAGGTGGGTGGTAGATCCTCTGGAAGGGCTTTCAAACCCTTAACTTCTATGTTAGTGGTTCTGATTCACTGATGATAGCTTTCTATCAGTGGAAGAACAGGGTTGATGGGTAGGTGTTTACCTCGGGGGCCAGGTACTCTGGCGTCCCACAAAAGGTCTTCATGGTGGCCCCGTCCTTGATGCCCTCCTTACACAGGCCAAAGTCTGTGATCTTGATGTGGCCGTCTTTGTCCAGCATCAGgttttccagctacagtagagagagggttagggaggtTCCAATAAGAACACATGTTTTTATTTTCCATTGCGAAACGTTTTCCGACTCCTTAACTTACCTTCAGGTCCCTGTAAACCACGTTCTTCTCCGAGTGGAGGTAGTCCAGCGCCGACACGATCTCCGCTCCGTAGAACCGGGCCCTCTCCTCGGAGAACACACGGTCTCGTGATAGGTGAAAGAACAGCTAGGTGGAAGGAGATGGCGATTGTGTCAATTACATTGTCACGACTTCTTCCGAAGtcagttcctctccttgttcgggcagtgttcggcggtcaacgtcaccggccttcaagccatcaccgatccatttttcatgttccatttgttttgtcttgttttcacactcacctggtttcaattccctaatTACATGTTGTATATTTTCCCTCTGTtgtccccccatgtccttgtcgggaATTGTTCGTTGTATGTATTGGTGCCAAGTATGTtatggtgtgcgacgggtttatacccactttctttattttgtatgTTGGTTTTTCGAGTTTTTAAGCAGTTATTAAATAACTCGGTTTATACCAATTTcgttctcctgcacctgacttccctgccaccagcacgcaccctATTACATACATTTACGGTCACATAAATCCAACCCATTTCCCTTCACCCTTACCGGTATTAAGTTCAGTCCCATCAATTGTCTTACATGTAGATTAAGGAACCATGTCTGTTCTATTCATTACAGTTCATCTGCAAGGTTCAGAGTATTTCCCCTCACTGATAAGGCGTATGTATACCTCAGGTAAAATGCAACACAGTACTCACCTCTCCTCCATTGGCATACTCCATGACGAAACACAAGCGGTCCGGCGTCTGGAAGGAGTACTTCAGACCCTTAATGGTAAGGAGAAGGAAAACATTTAAGAAACACAATGCTACCCATTTATATTAGGATAACAGTAAACAGAGGGAACACATTTGCTGATGCACACCAATGGAATGGTCGCTCACCGTTAAGAAGGGGTGTTTGGAGTTCTGCAGTACTCTGTTTTCAGTGAGTGTGTGCGCTACTTCATCCTAGAAAAGAGTAAGGAGATGAGCATGATCCAAGTAAAGGAAATACCAGTATGTGCAGACACAAACTGAGAcaaagacacacgcacacactcgtcTACTCACTTTTGCCACAATCACTTCTTTCTTGAGGATTTTCATAGCGTAGTATTTTCCTGTGGCTTTTTCCTTCACCAGGATAACCTTCCCAAAAGTGCCTTTTCCCAAGAGCTTGAGGTATTCAAAGTCGTGCATAGTCTAGGAGTTGAGAACAAACAGTTGGATGAACTTTATTTGACCATATCTAAAACCCTGCCGCTGGTATTTGTCTTGTATTAAAGTAACAAGAAATGCTGAGTAgaaagggttagggctagggttgggTGTACGCACCACTTTAAGTTTGGGTTTGGTGAGGTACATCTCCATGTCCATGGGGTCTGGTGAGgagtccatcctctcctcctcctgtttctGCAGCCCATCAGCCACCTCCTGGATGGCCTTCGTCCACTGCTCCCTAAGGATGGAAGGAACCAGAGGGGGATGACTCTACGGGCTCTATTTTCGCCTGGTGCTAAGGAAGCGCAAGTGTCAAATGAACATTAGTTTTCAATTTCGTCAAGTAAAAACTGACGCACTTTCATTTTCCACCCCTTTGGCCAGGTTTGGTAATTTACCTGTCTCACGTCAGCTCACTTGCGCTGAGGTGGGAGGGATGGAAATATTTAAGGTGCGCCAATAACCCAATTTTGGTCagcaaaaaaaaataatacaaaaataataattcaGTCAGTGAAACTAGGGCTATTTAAGGCCAACCAAAATCTGGTCTTAGCATTAACTCAATTGGTTACGGCATTGATTTTGCCAGCGGAGGTACACACAGTAGCCTTACATTAGTGTACATCACTAATGTTTTATTCAAATATCAGAGCAGCAAAACAGTCACAGAACTTCCCCTTTTTATTTATTCTGAACATTCTTTTTTTTCAGCttcagtgaaaagtttggactcaTTATGTGCGATGCGCATGAAAGGTGTCAGTAACTGTAGGAAGCCTGTTTAGGAACATCAAGTTATTGAAAAAGACTGCTTATTGTTTTTTGTTGATCAAAAAATCTTCCACTTTCCTCTGCCGGACCAAACTGTCAAATTGTGGGCGATCTaatcgctgtccatggtgcttaATCCGCTTGTAGGCTATATTTGCCCGTTTGTTTACCTTTCACATGGCAAAGCATATCAACGGCAATGGTAGGCTATAGCTATATATACAcattaccggtcaaaagtttggacacgcctactcattcaaggctttttattatttttactattttctacattgtagaaaaatagtgaagacctcaaaactatgaaataacacatatggaatcaaaaattgttaaacaagtcaaaatatatttgagattcttcaaagtagccacccttcgtcttggtgacagctttgcacacgcttggcattctctcagacagcttcatgaggaatgcttttccaacagtcttgaaggagtttccacatatgttgagcacttgttcgCTGCTTTTCGCtgttgtccaactcatcccaaaccatctcaattgggttgaggtcgggtgattgtggaggcaaggtcatctgatgcagcactccatcactctccttcttggtcaaatagcccttacacagcctgaaggtgtgttgggtcattgtcatcttgaaaaataaattatagtcccactagctcaaaccagatgggatgacatatcgcttcagaatgctgtggtagccatgctggttaagtttgccttgaattctaaataaatcacagacagtgtcacccgCAAAGCACACCATCACAACCAACTGCTCCATGTCATCACaaatgggaaccacacatgcagagatcatccgttcacctactctgcgtctcacaaagacacggcagttggaaccaaaaatctcagatttggactcatcagaccaaaggacagatttccacctgtctaatgtctattgctcatgtttcttggcccaagcaagtctcttcttattattggtgtcctttagtagtggtttctttgcaacaatttgaccgtgaaggcctgactcacagtcttctctgaacagctgatgttgagatgtgtctgttacttgaactctgtgaagcatttatttggactgcaatttctgaggctggtaactctaatgaacttatcctctgcagcagaggtaactctgggtcttcgtttcctgtggcggtcctcatgagagccagtttcatcagagAGCTCAATGGTTttagcgactgcacttgaagaaactttcaaagttcttgaaatgttcagcattgactgaccttcatgtcttaaagtaatgatggactgtcattttactttgcttatttgagctgttcttgcctaatatggacttggtcttttaccaaataggtctatcttttgtataccacccctaccatgtcacaacacaactgattggctcaaacgcattaaggagatAAATTCCAAAAAATAAACTTTTCACAAggccacacctgttaattgaaatgcattctaggtgactacctcatgaagctggttgagagaatgccaagagtgtgcaaagctgtcttcaaggcaaagggtagctacttcgaagaacctcaaatataaaatatattttgatattatttcacacttttttggttactacatgattccatacacattatttcatagttttgatgtcttcactattattctacaatgtagaaaattgtttttttttaattaagaaaaagccttaaatgagtaggtgtgtccaaacttttgactggtactgtatatttgggAGCAGTATAACGGTGAGTGGACATTCCCACTTTCTCCTTATAGTTGATCTTCTTCCAGCTCCTATGAAAAGattggatgtgtgtaaaaccctccatagtctATGTCGTCTTAGGCCTAATATCATATGCCCACGTGGAACAATTATGGTGCCTGTAACTGTATTTAGACagcctatttaaaacaagttgttgttttttgttgacatttttattttattttaaatttgaATTATTCAGTCTTTTTAGGTCTCATCAATAATTAATTTAATATTGATTATTGACAATGTTTGGCATGTCCATGGCTCAGACATAATGCattttacagtaggcctatttcAGTGTGAATCCATTTTAAAGCCGTGCAATTTCTTAGTACAATGTACACTGCAAATATGCTCAACATATTTAGCAAATATGGGACAGGCCTACATTTCGTTTTTTTGTTTCTgtaggctatttaacaaactaggcTATAACAGACTAACACTCGAATTGGAGTTGTGAAAACACAATACATAAAATCCTTTAcatacacaacttgaagcaaccacatatttagccatggagcacATTCTGGTTGGCCAGCGAGGGATCAAGTCTAGACACACCCACAACTTTCTTATTAATCAAAACCCAGTCCTTTCGCGATACTGTCAGCTACTGCGCCCATAATTCTGGTTGTGAAAATAGCTCAAGTATTTCGGACATACCCCTGACCCAACCACCAGCGCTAAGATTTACCATTATGTTAGGTTCGTTAAAATAGAGccctgtgtgtgtacgtgtgtaacCTACCTCTCCTCCGGGCTATCCACGTGGAAGGTGCGCTCTATGACAGTGGTCCACTGCAGGCAGCGGATGATGAATGTGTTGGGCTTAGGACGCTCTGTTTTCATCAGCTGACATTCTGCTGGTCATAAGGAAgaaggaagaaagagggagggagagagagggggagagaaagacagggagcaAGCGAGAGATATGTCATGCGGTCAAGTGAAACATCAGGGATGCAGAGTGTAGTGCAAGGCTAGAACAAAAATGTGGAACCTCGGAGGAACTTGAGGACCAG from Salvelinus fontinalis isolate EN_2023a chromosome 20, ASM2944872v1, whole genome shotgun sequence encodes:
- the LOC129817386 gene encoding RAC-alpha serine/threonine-protein kinase-like isoform X1, whose protein sequence is MGEVVIVKEGWLHKRGEYIKTWRPRYFLLKRDGTFIGYKERPQDIDQLETPLNNFSVAPECQLMKTERPKPNTFIIRCLQWTTVIERTFHVDSPEEREQWTKAIQEVADGLQKQEEERMDSSPDPMDMEMYLTKPKLKVTMHDFEYLKLLGKGTFGKVILVKEKATGKYYAMKILKKEVIVAKDEVAHTLTENRVLQNSKHPFLTGLKYSFQTPDRLCFVMEYANGGELFFHLSRDRVFSEERARFYGAEIVSALDYLHSEKNVVYRDLKLENLMLDKDGHIKITDFGLCKEGIKDGATMKTFCGTPEYLAPEVLEDNDYGRAVDWWGLGVVMYEMMCGRLPFYNQDHEKLFELILMEEIRFPRTLGPEGKSLLSGLLKKDPKQRLGGGPDDAKEIMQHKFFAGIEWQDVYEKKLVPPFKPQVTSETDTRYFDVEFTGQTITITPPGQDDSMESFDSDRRPHFPQFSYSASGTA
- the LOC129817386 gene encoding RAC-alpha serine/threonine-protein kinase-like isoform X2, with translation MGEVVIVKEGWLHKRGEYIKTWRPRYFLLKRDGTFIGYKERPQDIDQLETPLNNFSVAQCQLMKTERPKPNTFIIRCLQWTTVIERTFHVDSPEEREQWTKAIQEVADGLQKQEEERMDSSPDPMDMEMYLTKPKLKVTMHDFEYLKLLGKGTFGKVILVKEKATGKYYAMKILKKEVIVAKDEVAHTLTENRVLQNSKHPFLTGLKYSFQTPDRLCFVMEYANGGELFFHLSRDRVFSEERARFYGAEIVSALDYLHSEKNVVYRDLKLENLMLDKDGHIKITDFGLCKEGIKDGATMKTFCGTPEYLAPEVLEDNDYGRAVDWWGLGVVMYEMMCGRLPFYNQDHEKLFELILMEEIRFPRTLGPEGKSLLSGLLKKDPKQRLGGGPDDAKEIMQHKFFAGIEWQDVYEKKLVPPFKPQVTSETDTRYFDVEFTGQTITITPPGQDDSMESFDSDRRPHFPQFSYSASGTA